From Alcaligenes faecalis, the proteins below share one genomic window:
- a CDS encoding VOC family protein, which yields MTQATSHSTQTACFEPRRLGHVNLWVDELQRGENFYSQVCGLKVEFTEPDLVATFLGTGHTPHDLGMMETTKGVNRYGRDGLLQLPGTIGLKPGLNHLAWELENEAELVAGWKRAKEQGRDIDMTVDHQVAHSVYMFDPDGNYNEFYCDTIKDWRSVLGGPMELLTSRWDPEGQEPFTEGRYDSDPILETVADAPVQPRRVTHAVLRTAQLDAMRRFYTEVGGLEVVYENEQVVYLRAGLANYDYSLILVRDAEASFSHGSFELASVQDLEQTLERLKARNITPVHDVNLPWKRAFFLRDPDGLLSEWYVTLAGDRVLDSNHSLPLWAQV from the coding sequence ATGACACAAGCAACTTCCCACTCCACTCAAACCGCGTGCTTTGAGCCCCGCCGTCTGGGCCACGTCAACCTGTGGGTTGATGAGCTGCAACGCGGTGAAAATTTTTACAGCCAGGTTTGCGGCCTGAAAGTGGAATTTACCGAACCTGATCTGGTGGCCACTTTTTTGGGTACCGGCCACACGCCTCATGACCTGGGCATGATGGAAACGACCAAAGGCGTGAATCGTTATGGCCGCGATGGTCTGCTGCAACTGCCCGGAACAATCGGCCTGAAACCCGGCCTGAATCACCTGGCCTGGGAGCTGGAAAACGAGGCTGAACTGGTTGCAGGCTGGAAGCGAGCAAAAGAGCAGGGGCGCGACATTGACATGACGGTGGATCACCAGGTGGCCCATAGCGTCTATATGTTTGACCCCGATGGCAACTACAACGAGTTCTACTGCGACACCATTAAAGACTGGCGCAGCGTGCTGGGTGGCCCCATGGAGTTGCTGACCAGCCGCTGGGACCCTGAAGGCCAGGAACCCTTTACCGAAGGCCGCTACGATTCCGACCCGATTCTGGAAACCGTGGCCGACGCCCCGGTGCAACCCCGCCGCGTCACCCACGCCGTATTGCGTACCGCCCAACTGGACGCCATGCGCCGCTTCTATACCGAAGTGGGTGGTCTGGAAGTGGTTTATGAAAACGAGCAGGTTGTCTACTTGCGTGCTGGTCTGGCCAATTATGATTACAGCCTGATCCTGGTGCGTGATGCAGAAGCCTCCTTCTCGCATGGCAGTTTCGAGCTGGCCAGCGTCCAGGATCTGGAACAGACGCTGGAGCGCCTGAAAGCCCGGAACATCACTCCCGTTCACGATGTGAACCTGCCCTGGAAGCGCGCTTTCTTCTTGCGTGATCCCGATGGTTTGCTCAGCGAGTGGTACGTGACTCTGGCTGGCGATCGCGTTCTGGATAGCAATCACTCTTTGCCTTTGTGGGCGCAAGTTTAA
- a CDS encoding FAD-dependent oxidoreductase has protein sequence MSDKKLSALIAGGGLGGLATAAALAQRGWDITVLERQSELRANGSGIYIWENGLRVLKALGAYEQAIEGAFYGSHFEQRDLNNEVIDCGPTPPDRRLITVMRSQLLKSLEQAGKRAGVKVRTNVEVIAASARGEVQLASGERLRADLVVGADGIWSRIRQSLGLELVHEQTREGALRTMIERKPGDTDEQDAQKYIENWNGLHRLLITPVSETQTYLALTCPHDDVRASNTQIDKEYWSALFPHWAHLIERADGPVSWGRYSVTRCKTWSSGRTAILGDAAHAQPPNLGQGGGMAMQNGLALATFLEKVQDARDIPEALEAWENNEREIVEHCQKWSCLYGEISALPDAVRTQVVRSAMANPWSYAQIFRAASHTPTGTIQAELC, from the coding sequence ATGTCCGATAAAAAACTAAGTGCCCTGATCGCAGGCGGTGGCCTGGGTGGCTTGGCAACCGCCGCCGCTTTGGCGCAACGCGGCTGGGATATCACCGTGCTGGAGCGCCAATCTGAATTGCGCGCCAATGGCTCCGGTATCTATATCTGGGAAAACGGCCTGCGCGTTCTGAAAGCCCTGGGGGCTTACGAACAAGCGATTGAAGGCGCTTTCTACGGTAGCCATTTTGAGCAGCGCGATCTGAATAATGAAGTTATCGATTGCGGCCCCACACCGCCCGATCGTCGCCTGATTACCGTGATGCGCTCGCAATTGCTGAAATCGCTGGAGCAAGCGGGCAAGCGCGCGGGCGTGAAAGTTCGCACCAATGTCGAAGTCATTGCCGCCAGCGCACGCGGGGAAGTTCAACTGGCCTCGGGCGAGCGTCTACGTGCTGATCTGGTCGTGGGTGCTGATGGTATCTGGTCGCGCATCCGCCAATCTCTGGGTCTGGAACTGGTGCACGAGCAAACCCGCGAGGGAGCCTTGCGCACCATGATCGAGCGCAAGCCAGGCGACACCGATGAACAAGATGCTCAAAAATACATCGAGAACTGGAACGGTCTGCATCGCTTGCTGATTACGCCGGTAAGCGAAACCCAAACCTATCTGGCCCTGACTTGCCCGCACGACGATGTGCGCGCCAGTAATACCCAGATCGACAAGGAATACTGGTCCGCCTTGTTCCCGCATTGGGCTCACCTGATTGAACGCGCTGACGGCCCGGTCAGTTGGGGTCGTTACAGTGTGACGCGTTGCAAAACCTGGTCCAGTGGACGCACGGCGATTCTGGGTGACGCCGCCCACGCTCAACCGCCCAACCTGGGACAGGGTGGCGGCATGGCCATGCAAAATGGTCTGGCTCTGGCCACCTTCCTGGAAAAGGTACAGGATGCGCGTGACATCCCCGAAGCTCTGGAAGCCTGGGAAAACAATGAACGCGAGATTGTGGAGCACTGCCAGAAGTGGTCCTGTCTGTATGGCGAGATCAGTGCCTTGCCCGATGCCGTGCGTACGCAGGTCGTGCGTTCTGCCATGGCCAATCCCTGGAGCTACGCGCAGATTTTCCGCGCCGCCAGTCACACGCCTACGGGAACCATCCAAGCAGAGCTCTGCTAG
- a CDS encoding MarR family winged helix-turn-helix transcriptional regulator yields the protein MSKTPVSIPDSSVETNLAFQMANIIYKLDQTLRSTTLREHNMTYVHFRVLQYLWDKDGRSIGEIAKAIVVHQPVLSRVIDQMEERELVQRRTDENDSRYMRVYLSETGRERYAQVWPAAKKMIDDALSVLNPNEREDLGRMLRNVATHLAT from the coding sequence ATGAGCAAAACTCCCGTCTCCATCCCTGACAGCAGTGTAGAAACCAATCTGGCCTTCCAGATGGCCAACATTATCTACAAGCTGGACCAAACCCTGAGATCGACCACCCTGCGTGAGCACAATATGACCTATGTGCACTTCCGGGTCTTGCAGTACCTGTGGGATAAAGACGGGCGCAGCATCGGGGAAATTGCCAAGGCCATTGTGGTGCATCAGCCGGTCTTGAGCCGGGTGATTGACCAGATGGAAGAGCGCGAATTGGTGCAGCGCCGCACGGATGAAAACGACAGTCGCTATATGCGCGTCTACTTGAGCGAAACGGGCCGTGAGCGCTATGCACAAGTCTGGCCCGCCGCCAAGAAAATGATTGATGATGCGCTGTCTGTGCTCAATCCGAATGAGCGCGAGGACCTGGGCCGCATGCTGCGTAATGTCGCCACCCATCTGGCGACCTGA
- the nudC gene encoding NAD(+) diphosphatase, with translation MNFIFRGNEILVSSQEGQALIPAKPALDLAPAQWHALFPGDDCQDFACHVAAETPAPDGFIFRHLRGVLSQLDDQASIVNRAFQVSEWARSHRYCGVCGSGMERVKHELCFRCTSCGFSAYPRISPAMMVLIRDKDRILLASHSTYATARYTALAGFVEAGENLEEAIHREVMEEVGLLVDNIQYFGSQSWPFPHSLMVAYTAEYAGGDLRIQADEINDARWFGPGDVLPDLPHTDSIAGRLIRANLPGQAKR, from the coding sequence ATGAATTTCATTTTTCGTGGAAATGAAATATTGGTCAGCAGCCAAGAAGGACAAGCCTTGATTCCCGCCAAACCCGCGCTGGATTTAGCGCCGGCGCAATGGCATGCGCTTTTTCCGGGTGATGATTGTCAGGATTTTGCCTGCCACGTAGCCGCAGAGACCCCGGCTCCAGACGGTTTTATCTTCCGCCACTTGCGCGGCGTGCTGTCGCAGCTGGACGATCAAGCCAGTATTGTGAATCGGGCATTTCAGGTTTCGGAATGGGCACGAAGCCATCGCTACTGTGGTGTGTGCGGTTCGGGCATGGAGCGTGTGAAGCATGAACTGTGTTTTCGCTGCACCTCCTGTGGCTTCTCGGCTTATCCCCGAATCTCCCCGGCCATGATGGTGCTGATCCGCGACAAGGATCGTATCTTGCTGGCCAGCCATTCCACCTATGCAACGGCGCGCTACACCGCCCTGGCAGGTTTTGTGGAGGCTGGAGAGAATCTGGAAGAAGCCATTCACCGCGAGGTCATGGAGGAAGTGGGACTACTCGTGGACAATATCCAGTATTTCGGCAGCCAGTCCTGGCCTTTCCCGCATTCTTTGATGGTGGCTTATACCGCCGAGTACGCCGGTGGCGATTTGCGCATTCAGGCGGACGAGATCAATGACGCGCGCTGGTTTGGCCCTGGTGACGTCCTGCCCGATCTGCCCCATACCGATTCCATTGCGGGTCGTTTGATTCGGGCCAATTTACCGGGTCAGGCCAAACGTTAA
- a CDS encoding YicC/YloC family endoribonuclease, protein MIRSMTAFGSAKAESEAGTINIEMRSVNNRFLDLNLRLPEELRFAENLLRELAAQGVQRGKLELRVNFARSGSDQQRSLDMEAVERTAQMLQVARVAIPDLPAPELHTLLSNQSGNNSGMDPEVWLPMISQAFEAALQDFQATREREGQRLAQAMLDIRQDMSAIVDEVEQHLPSILTEQKNKIATRLHDALLQASPDGFALISGEELSARVAQEAAAFSLRIDVAEELARLRSHLTELELILNGDTSVASNKKSTRQGSTGKRLDFLFQEMNREANTLGSKAGSMDMTRASIDLKLCIEQLREQTQNIE, encoded by the coding sequence ATGATCCGTAGCATGACCGCGTTTGGCAGCGCCAAGGCCGAGTCCGAAGCAGGCACCATCAATATCGAGATGCGCAGCGTCAACAACCGCTTTCTGGACCTGAATCTGCGTTTGCCCGAGGAACTGCGCTTTGCGGAGAATCTGCTGCGCGAGCTGGCCGCCCAGGGCGTACAGCGCGGCAAGCTGGAATTGCGGGTCAACTTTGCCCGTAGCGGCTCGGATCAGCAACGCAGCCTGGATATGGAAGCGGTGGAGCGCACGGCACAGATGCTGCAAGTGGCTCGCGTCGCCATTCCTGACCTGCCTGCACCGGAGCTGCATACCTTGCTGAGTAATCAAAGCGGCAATAATTCGGGCATGGACCCCGAAGTCTGGCTTCCTATGATCAGCCAGGCTTTCGAGGCGGCCTTGCAGGATTTTCAGGCGACCCGAGAGCGCGAAGGCCAGCGTCTGGCACAAGCCATGCTGGATATTCGCCAGGACATGAGCGCCATTGTGGACGAGGTCGAGCAGCACCTGCCCTCGATCCTGACCGAGCAAAAGAACAAGATTGCCACCCGCTTGCATGACGCCTTGCTGCAAGCAAGCCCGGATGGTTTTGCCCTGATTTCGGGCGAAGAGCTGTCTGCCCGCGTCGCCCAGGAAGCCGCTGCTTTTTCCCTGCGTATTGATGTGGCCGAGGAACTTGCTCGCCTGCGTTCGCATTTGACCGAGCTGGAGCTGATTCTGAACGGCGATACCAGTGTGGCGTCCAACAAGAAAAGCACCCGCCAAGGCAGTACCGGCAAGCGTTTGGACTTCCTGTTCCAGGAGATGAACCGTGAGGCCAATACCCTGGGTTCCAAGGCAGGCAGCATGGACATGACGCGTGCCTCTATCGACCTGAAGCTGTGCATTGAGCAGCTGCGCGAACAGACCCAAAACATCGAGTAA
- a CDS encoding metallophosphoesterase family protein, with the protein MLRILHTADWQIGRQYSRFELEDAAALAEARFKAIEKLAALATEHHADVLVVAGDVFDSQTLSDRNLRRSFNAMAGFTGPWLLLPGNHDAALSESVWTRARRLNCIPDYVHVLDTPELFLLDSLKLAVLPAPLTQRQTYQDLSDWFDQAESPAGYWRLGLAHGSVSGVLEHLDSHNLIDQNRVQRAKLDYLALGDWHGTVKINDRCYYSGTPEPDRFRDNDSGQALLVEISEPGATPVVQVLLVAQHPWRSIQHHLNDDTDLDLLERELNALTDQSVVELELSGQLSLSGFERLESILGQAQARCRAWDCQREALRLAPSEEDLDALQADGYLQAALKQLQELRHGSQQQAAEDALLILAGLLRDKEGGHAH; encoded by the coding sequence ATGCTACGAATCCTGCATACAGCCGATTGGCAAATAGGTCGCCAGTACTCGCGTTTTGAGCTGGAGGACGCGGCCGCCCTGGCTGAGGCGCGTTTCAAGGCTATCGAGAAGCTGGCCGCGCTGGCTACAGAGCATCATGCCGATGTGTTGGTAGTCGCAGGCGACGTCTTTGATTCGCAGACCCTGAGCGACCGCAATCTACGCCGCAGTTTCAATGCCATGGCGGGTTTTACCGGACCCTGGCTGCTCCTGCCCGGCAACCATGACGCGGCGTTGAGCGAAAGCGTCTGGACACGCGCGCGTCGCTTGAACTGCATTCCCGATTACGTGCATGTGCTTGATACACCGGAGCTTTTTCTGCTGGATAGCCTGAAACTTGCGGTGCTGCCTGCGCCTTTGACGCAACGCCAGACCTATCAGGACTTGAGCGACTGGTTCGATCAGGCCGAAAGCCCGGCAGGCTACTGGCGTCTGGGTTTGGCACACGGCAGCGTCAGCGGGGTGCTGGAGCATCTGGACAGCCATAACCTGATTGATCAGAACCGTGTACAGCGCGCCAAACTGGACTATCTGGCGCTGGGCGACTGGCACGGCACCGTCAAAATCAACGACCGCTGTTACTACAGCGGCACACCCGAGCCGGACCGCTTTCGGGATAACGATTCCGGCCAGGCCTTGCTGGTGGAAATCAGCGAACCGGGCGCAACGCCTGTGGTTCAAGTCTTGCTGGTTGCACAGCACCCTTGGCGCAGCATCCAGCACCATTTGAATGACGACACGGATCTGGACCTGCTGGAGCGGGAACTGAATGCCTTGACCGATCAAAGCGTGGTGGAGCTGGAGCTGTCGGGCCAACTGAGCCTGAGCGGTTTTGAGCGTCTGGAAAGCATTCTGGGACAGGCCCAAGCCCGTTGCCGCGCCTGGGATTGCCAGCGCGAGGCCTTGCGTCTGGCGCCTTCAGAAGAAGATCTGGACGCCTTGCAAGCCGATGGTTATCTGCAAGCTGCCCTGAAACAACTGCAGGAGCTGCGTCACGGCAGCCAGCAGCAAGCCGCTGAAGATGCCTTGCTTATTCTGGCCGGTTTGCTGCGCGATAAGGAAGGTGGTCATGCACATTAA